A stretch of DNA from Plutella xylostella chromosome 16, ilPluXylo3.1, whole genome shotgun sequence:
gaaaatagtatcgaatcctatgctcgcgcctccGATAAGCTGTGtactacttacctatctatattattatacccgTGATTATTACACCTATAGAGTAGAGTGGCCGACTGGCCGACTGGCCGAGACAGTGTCCTTGGCCGAGCACTGGGTGTTATTACAAGCCGTTGATTGGACGAGTATTAACATTAATTCCACACCAGGAGCTAGCGATGATAGAGAGCGCGAACCAGCGTCTCCGGCGCATGGAGAACCGGCTGGACCTCGCCGTGAAGCGGTTCTGCGTCGTCAACGCGGACAACGCGCAGGTTCGGCAGGAGATCAACAGACTCTTGGTGGAGAGGTGAGTGAGAAGGTGCTCTCTTAAATATTCTGAAGTTTCAGTTTTACTGTTCTATATTCCCATACAAATCGTAGACATGAGCGTTGAGCATGTGCCGCTCTGCGGTAGATAAGATTGTAACCCTGAAAATTTTCCGCGTATATGACTCATGCGGTCAGGTGTGCTCCACGGTATAGCTTATTAGACTCCAGGTAGGTGCCTCCATCTTGACGTTATACCTCTATCACTTACTAAATCAACATTCATGAGTTATTTTGGATATTGACATGATATTTTGTCTTCTCTCTAACAACCCACTTCCATGTTTCGCTCTGACATTTTAGGACTGAATATTTTTAGTTTCAGCTTATTATCCATGGCTTTTCCACCAGAAACGACTTCAACACACAGTGGAACCGCACCATCGGCAAGCTGGTCCGGGGCAAGGAGTACATGATGGACCTGCTGGAGATCGCCGCCGCCACCTTCGGCGACCGCGACGAGGCCTGCCGCAAGCTCGACGCGCTCAAGTGGAAGGGACTGTTCCAGCTCAATAAGGATATTTCTGTGCGTTGGCTTCTATTGTTTAtctataaagtacctactgcttATTGAAAAACTAATTTAGCCAAGGACCAAAGGATTCAGCAACAATAGTTTTTGCTTCGGCAGGACGATTACCTGATGAGTGTTTCGGGAAGATACCTTCAAAACTTTGTggaactaaaataaaaaagacgCAGATCTATTAGCAGCGGTCTCCACATGGGCCTTTTACCTTTCTTTTCAAATCAATCGATTTGGCTGGTTCCACCTGTAACTCTAAAGGAGTCCTTACGTAGCCATAGGTAGGTGTGCCAACTAATATGTTCATGTAACTACCTAATACCTATTAACTATTCATTCATTCCTTTCACCCAGGAAATGCAATCGTACGAAGGAGAGATGAACCACCTGGCCAAGCTGGAAGAGTTCCTGCGAGTGAAGGGGACCAAGAGGATCTGCGAGGCTGATGAGAAGGAGGAGCTCAGGAGGTTGGAGGAGATCAGGAGGTGCGAAGAGGAGATTGCGAGACACGACGCGCTGCTGGAGGCTATATTTGTAAGATTCAGAGCCTAAATTGTCAATTTCTCAACCTCTTGGTGTGTGCCAATCATTGCCAATATGGAATCCAAAATGTTTACTAATAGCCCTTTCTCCATGGATTCCTGTTGTCAGACTGCAGTTTATGACCGAGTTGTCGAGAGCTTCAGGtcactataaatatattatcacCTACCTAGTTTTCAAAGAACGGGTGGTtgttcattattattgttgcGTGACAATGAATGACTTTATATGCGTGTGGCTGAGAATGGCTGACCTGGTAATTGGTGTGCTCTATTCTGATTTAGCAATCTTAGTACCTAGCTAAGTAGTGTATGCTTCCATGATGTTTACAGCAATACGCCGGTACATCGTCAGTATCTGAAATAATCTCCACATTCGATCGCATGGAGATTGAGAACTTCTCGTGTTTCCTGCTGCTCTGTGAACTGCTGCAAGAGTCCATCGTGATCAGGAAAGAACTTGATGCGATCAGACGAACCATCAGTTAGTAAAACCGTACCTTACATTTGTATACCCAATCCTACAGCCAGGTTATAGGGTCTTATCTTATTATCAGCGAACCACGAAGTAAGCAAGGATTCCGAACCGAGATTATCTTAGAAACGGTAGTTATTGTATGAGGACGGCCGAGGAgtccgaggacagagtgttcgtTCCTTGGGAGACGCCAAAGTATCCAGCAATGGTAGACCAGATGTGACTTACCGCATAAAACCGTTGGAAGCTGTAGGTATgctggcttagtataccacttttgcaacaccctgtatacataattatcctTCCAGTGGACCAACGCGACATAAACGAGGGTCGCGAGGCCAAGCAGGCTCGTCGGCTGGAGGAACTGCGGCTGCAGGTGGAGGAGTCCTCCGCGCGGACCGCAGCCATGAGGGAGAGCAACAAGGCCGCTGACGTCACCATTGCTAAAGCGCTGGCGGGAATTGATGAGCTGGTCAGGTAGGTGGCTATCTGGATGATTGCATGGTTGCGACTGTGAGAGGACTAACTGTTGTGACTTTGAGATTTTGGATATTTTTAACCGGCTTCGAAAAGAGGACCTGTGACCTCAGTTTgacctgtatgtatgtatcaatGTAATATAGGTTTGTTCGCAATTACCTCGCGTTTGGCTGGATTGATTTTTAcgctatatttatttgttttagtgCGGTGCTTCAGAATCGGTGACGGTGTCACTTGCCTACCTGTTACCTACTGATCTTTGACAGCTGTTGTTGTGTGTGTCAATACATCAATATTACCAACGTAACTATTGCTAGCTTATAATGTCCTCTACAGAATGGCCAAATGTGACCTGACGCCGCTGCTGGCGCTGCTCGGGCCGCACAAGCAGGTGACGCGCTGGAACGTGGACCGCTTCCTCGGGATCCTGGAGGTGGAAGTCAAGGGGCTCATTGAAGTGGTGCATACGACTGCCAAGGTAACACTGCTGTCTTACAGCCGCGTTGCTTATACTGTTCATGGGCTTCCTGATGGATCTTCCTCAGTAGATTCACCATCACCtgcaatcatcatcatgagACAATAACGTCTACCTCTGGACTTAACCCTCTCCATGATCACAACTTCAGTACGGTCAACCTCACAAGTCACTTTACAATTTGGAACCATGTGAAaccaatttcaatataaatgaatgaataaaacaCAATGTGTCTGTTTGAAAAGGAATAAGTTACTAGTCTACTTATGGATCTGCATGACTGTACAACATACAAACTGTTGTGTGTAGCCTTAACCCTCTTTCAAAGTCCCCGCGGCCGCTACCCTCCTCGCATCCACCACCACAAAACCTAGCTTTTCATAGATATCTATCTTCGACCAATCTAAACCCTCCACTCTCCGCAGCCGCCGCCCCCCTcgccccgcgcgcgccgcgcctcCGTCGCAGCAGCCAAGCGCACCTCCTCCGTCACCGTGGCCGTCAAGCCCGTGGGTGACCCCGTGGTGGTGCCGCTGAAGCCGAACCCACTGGAGAAGCTGATGCCGTATACGCCTTGCGCTTAGTGAGTGTGATGTTCGCTAAATATAAGTCTAACTATAGTCTAACATCACCAGCCTTCGGAAAGACCATTACAAAAATTTCTACTAGGCGTTGCTATTTACGTTCATAACTAAACGATTAACCTCCTATTCACCTTAGGGCTTGAACACAAAACGTCGCACAAACGTCTCATGGTCTCAGTCTCAGCACATAAACGTAACGTTCGCGTTCTactggttgacagaagaaaaagagaaGATCTAAGTCGCAGGCGTCCCATTTCGGAAGTAGAGAGGATGCCTGATGCGTATATCATAGAAATATACGGTATCGGCTTTGATTACCTACTTTCTTTTTCGCCGTCTTCACCTATTACCTAACCTATTCCAGTTGCGTGGAAGACTACGTGCTGAACCAGGTGTTCGAGACGCCGGCCGCGCCCGCGGACCGTGAGTACGTTGAGGCGGTGCTGCACCTCGACGAGCCCAACACCAAGTTCGGCATCTACTCGCTCACTATACCCGCGTAAGTTCATAACTAACTCATGCACTGGTAGCCTAGGATGGGGATAAtagtcaagacgtgacaaaactTTGGCGTCGCCTCAGTCACATCGCGTGGCCTCGAGTGCGagcgacggaaaacttttgtcacgtcttgtcgTGATGTCGGGTCTTTCACCCCGTGCTGTATTAGCTGAGAGTGTAAGCGGAAGGAGCTCATGACCGCTAGAGTCAGACAAAACTAACTTTGCAAGAGATAGCCTTATAAAATAAGGTAAGatagatttataaaattaagccGAAGTATATTAACAACGTTCGGCGTTCGGACTTAGGTATCAGAAATTACAACACATTTGTTTcgttaataaactttttaggTGTTGGCCCTTGTttctgttgcaaagttagctttGTCGGCAACAAAATTGGACTGTTGTGCCAAAGTGTAGGTCTAAATGTGACCACTTATAGCTAAAAATGCTAAATGGATggactaaaataaaattagtgtCTTCATCATTATCACCCAACAACCGTTtgctgctggacataggctcTGTTAGATCTTACACATTTTTACGGTTTCAAACTTCGGTTTTgttgagtaggtacctacctcctATAGAGACTTtctaaaacaaatattataaaataaaaattactatttTCATTGCAGAAAACGGCACCCGTTCAGGAAGAAGGAAACACAGCAACAATAAAGCAATTCCAGTTGTAATAACTAGAACAGACAA
This window harbors:
- the LOC125488434 gene encoding uncharacterized protein LOC125488434, yielding MGPVKPPPEQKPPPDPEAELSNAVRMFKKLAPRCSVAQRASGAPQLAPQQKQLKLLADEMKEILLCINMSKKGMHKTLDARTQQGTAAGVSRYEQLHATLRDERAQLDELDCLNYLAQKQLIELVKVVPTGADELAMIESANQRLRRMENRLDLAVKRFCVVNADNAQVRQEINRLLVERNDFNTQWNRTIGKLVRGKEYMMDLLEIAAATFGDRDEACRKLDALKWKGLFQLNKDISEMQSYEGEMNHLAKLEEFLRVKGTKRICEADEKEELRRLEEIRRCEEEIARHDALLEAIFQYAGTSSVSEIISTFDRMEIENFSCFLLLCELLQESIVIRKELDAIRRTIMDQRDINEGREAKQARRLEELRLQVEESSARTAAMRESNKAADVTIAKALAGIDELVRMAKCDLTPLLALLGPHKQVTRWNVDRFLGILEVEVKGLIEVVHTTAKPPPPSPRARRASVAAAKRTSSVTVAVKPVGDPVVVPLKPNPLEKLMPYTPCAYCVEDYVLNQVFETPAAPADREYVEAVLHLDEPNTKFGIYSLTIPAKRHPFRKKETQQQ